Genomic segment of Paenibacillus sp. FSL R5-0912:
AAAAGGTCCTGAAAAGGCTTACGCTGCCGACGAGGTGCAGAAGAATATTGTGAGCGTGGTGGGCAAGGGTGAACTTGCGATCAAACCGGATATCGTCTATCTTTCGATTGGGGTAAGTACCACTGCCGATACTGCGCAAGAGGCGCAGAAGGGTACCGCAGCAAAGATTGCGAAGCTGACTGCATTATTCAAAACAACCTGGGGAATTGCCGACAAGGATATTCAGAGCACCCAGTTCTATGTACAGCCTAATTACGTCTATAGCGAAAAGGAAGGCCAGCAGGTTAAAGGCTATAATGCCCAGCATACGCTGAAGATTTCCTACCGTGATCTGACTAAGGTCGGACAATTGCTGGATGCAGCATCTACGGCAGGCGCGAACAATATCGGCAATGCAAGCTTTGCGATCGAAGATCCATCAGCCTTTGAAGCACAGGTCATCGAAAAAGCAATGCTGAACGCAGATGTAAAAGCGGCAGCGATTGCTAAAGCGGCGAAACGTGGACTGGGCCAGGTGGTAACGGTCATTCAGAGCGATGACGGGAATAACCCGGTTGTCTTCGTTGAACAGGCCGCTATGTCCAAAGCAGCGAATGATTCAGCTGCCGGAAGTTCCGTTGAACCCGGAGAGGTTAAAGTAACCACTCAGCTGAGCGTGACCTATGAATTGAAATAAAGTGACCGCAAAGAGGCGCTTGCTCTGCTGTTTATGGCAGGGCAGGCGCCTTTTTTAGAAGAAATTTTCTTTGAAATCTCTCAAATTGTTTAAATTAATGTAATAAGGTTGATAGAAAGACTCTTCAATCCTTAAGAAACTGTAAAGCGCATTGTAACATCCGCGAACCTTCTTATCCTTATAATAGGAAGAGTGAAGCTGAGGGAACACATCACGTAAACTATCATCGTACCAGCGGAAGGGGAAGAACAACAATGAAAATGAATGATACTTCGAAGAAATACGCCCGTAAGTGGGGCGCAGGAATGATTGCAGCAGGAATGCTAATCGGTGGAGGTGTACTCCCGGCAGGCATTACCCAGGCTGCTCCAGCGGCGGCTCAGGTGAAAGCTGCCTCCTCCCCGGTCGTGCTGAAGGTAAACGGTAAGATTACAGCGCAGACAGGGCTTTTCCAAGACGGGAAGGTATGGATTCCGGTAACGTTTATGCGCGATGCGCTGGGGATGCCGCTATCTTATGATAAAGCTGAGAAGACGTATACCATCGGTACAGGTACTACACAAACTAAATTGACGGTTACTGAATACTATACTACGATTAAAGTGAATAATTATTTTATCGGTGAATATGAAGTGAAGAATCTGAATAACCGCTTCTATGTTTCGTTTGACCTGCTCAGTGATTACTTAGGCTACAAGGGCGACTGGAGTGCCACTACGGGACGGCTCAATGTGATGAAGAGAACGCAAAATGCGGTAACTATAAAGACTGAGAGCTATGTTAAGGACCATAAAGATGCACCGATTAAGCTGGATTATCCACAGGTCAGCGGTCTTGCTAGTAGCGAGGCTGAGAAGGCGATCAATGATACAATCAAACAGACGATTCAGAAATATGCGGCTTACGCTGAAGATCAAATCTCCCTTAAATCCGAGGACGACCGTCCGTATGAATTCGAAGGCGGTTATGTGGTCACTTATAATCAAGACGGCGTGCTCAGTCTGATCACGAATCAATACGGGTACACCGGCGGCGCACATGGATCGACTATCCGTAATGCCTTTACCTTCTCACTTAAGGACGGCAAACGCCTGCTGCTGGGGGATTTGTTCAAGGCTAATCCTAACTATAAGAAACAGCTGAATGCCAAAGTATCTACTGAAATCAAAGCAAACGGAGGTTATCTGGGAGGATTCACAGGCCTGAATACAGAGAAAAACTTCTATCTGAAAGAGGGCAAAGCCGTGCTCTTCTTCCAGCAATATGAGTATACTGCATACGCTACAGGCTTCCCGGAGGTAATCTTCAGCTTCAAGGAGCTGCTGCCTGATGGAAGCAGTCCGTTCGCTGCACTGAAATAACGTATAGGCTTCACTATTCCAGTACCGGTAGCTTCATCTATCCTGCCCTTGCATTTCCTCCGGGAGACATAAGGGCAGGATTTTTTTTGCGGGCCTAATAAGGCCGCCCTGCCGTTACCACATCCCCTGGGCAGTCATAAGCTAAAGAAAGCAAGCAGCTTATAGCAGGGAGGGAAGGCTATGGTCTATCAGTATACGGCCATTGGAGATTCATTAACGACCGGGTTCGGGGCACTGCCCGGGAACGGATTTGTTCCCGTCTACCGCCGGATGGCAGAAGGGCGGCTGCAGACTCCGGTGGCTTCAGCGAATCTTGGAGTGAACGGTCTGACAACAGCAGGGCTGGAGCAGCGTCTCAAGACTGATGGCGGCTTTCGTTCTGCGGTTAAGGATGCGGAGATCATCACCGTCTCTATCGGCGGTAATGATCTGATTAAGGCCGCTAAAGCCGCGGCGGGGAGGCCAGGTGAGCTGAATGGATATCTGCAAAAAGCGCTCCGGGAATGCAAACGGAATTTCAGTGATATTATGAGTACTCTGGCACAGCTGAAGGCAGGAACGCGAAGTCCTTACATTATCCGGATTGTAGGTCTCTATAATCCGTATCCTCAGGTGGATGCGGCCACAGATTGGGTGCGGCAGTTCAACTCCTATGCTGCCGGCTACAGCAGTTATGTTGTGAGGTTTGCTTCCATTTATCATGAATTTGCCGGCAATGAGCGGGGGCTGCTGTTCCTGGATCATATCCATCCGAACGGCAGGGGCTACCGGGTGATCGCCGGCAAGCTGGATGCCCTGGGATATGGAAACTTGAGGTGAAACATCTGTATATATGCCACATAAAGAGGCTGCCGCAGACCTGTAGGTCCGCGGCAGCCTCTTTATGTGTTGGTGAAGTATAGAAATTAAACGCCAGTCGGCAATGTCTTCTCAATGACTTTATCGACAATACCATATTCAGCTGCATCGGCAGCACTCATGAAGTAGTCACGGTCGGTATCCTTCTCGATCTTCTCGATCGGCTGGCCCGTACGTTCGGACAGGATACGGTTCAGCTTCTCGCGCAGCTTGATGATGCGGCGGGCGCGGATTTCGATATCTGAAGCCTGACCCTGGGCACCGCCGAGTGGCTGGTGAATCATAATTTCGCTGTTCGGCAAGGCAAAGCGTTTGCCCTTGGCGCCGGCGTTCAGCAGGAAGGCTCCCATGGAAGCGGCCATCCCTACACAGATGGTGGATACATCCGGTTTAATGTACTGCATTGTATCAAATATAGCCATACCCGCTGTAATGGAACCGCCAGGGCTGTTCACATACAGGTGAATATCCTTATCCGGATCCTCGGCAGCCAGGAAGAGCATTTGTGCGATGATGGAATTGGCTACCACGTCATTAACCTCCGTTCCAAGGAAAATGATGCGGTCCTTCAGCAGGCGGGAATAGATGTCATAAGCGCGCTCACCGCGGTTGCTCTGTTCTACTACCATAGGAATATAACTCACGTGGAAAACCTCCTTGAAATTGGTGCTTCGAATGTGTTCATTTTTTACTGTTACCGTATTAACCACATGATAAACAAATTCAAACAAAAAGTCAAAGAAAGTCAAACTTAGTTTCAAAAAAAAGAGCCATCAATTGGCTCTTTGGTTAAATGTAGTATAAGCATTGCTAAATTATGTACAAAAGTGAACATAATGGCGCGCCCGCCAAGAATCGAACTTGGATCTCAGGCTTCGGAGGCCTACGTCATATCCATTGGACCACGGGCGCAACAGAAATTATTATAATACACTTCTCGCATAAAAGCAATGTGTAAAACCCATCGTTCAAAAAATAGTTTTTTCCGACCTTCACAGGCAGATACTAGCTTCCAACCTGACAGTCAGGTGCTGGAGGTTATCAGTCATGCAATTAAGGTCATGGTTACCTCTTACAGACCGGCAGATGTATAAGATGAAACCAGTCTGAGAATTATAGTCTCGGAACACTTGCACTCCGCGTCAGTTTTGGGTAGAATATGGGTGGGACTTAAAAAGTTAACCCGGGACATTTTGAGACCACGAACAAGGGAAAAGAGAAAGACGAAGTTGCAGGAGTGAAAGCATGCGTAATTTATTGGAAATCCAAAAGCAGCTTCTGCCTGATCTCATGGAAACCCTTAAGAGACGGTATACGATTCTACATCAGATCATGCTGTCCGATATTATTGGGCGCAGAACGCTTGCCGCCTCGCTTGATATGACCGAGCGGGTGCTGCGCGCCGAGACGGATCTTCTGAAATCGCAAGGGCTCATTGAGATCGAGAGCGTCGGCATGCGCGTTAGCGAAGCCGGGCGCAGACTGCTTGACCTGATGGAGCCGATCGCCAAGAGCCTCTTCGGCCTGGATGATCTGGAAGAGAAAATTCGTACTACGTACGGTCTCAGTAAAGTAGTTGTTGTACCTGGCGACTGCGAGACCTCACTGTTCACCAAACGTGAACTGGGGCGTGCAGGTTCGAAGGCACTGCTCAGTGTACTGCGCAGTGACGACACGATTGCTGTCACAGGCGGATCGACCCTGGCCGAAATGGCCGATCAGTTGACCCCGCCGCTATCCCTTTCCTATAAGAACGCCTGGGTAGTTCCGGCGCGTGGAGGATTGGGAGAGAGCATGGAGATCCAAGCCAACACCATTGCTTCGACCATGGCTAAACGGATTGGTGCCAATTACCGTTTGCTGCATGTGCCTGATCTACTCAGCGGCGATGCCTATCAGTCGCTCGCACTGGACTCCAATATTGGAGAGATTGTGGAGATTATCCGCAGATCGCGTATTATTGTGCATGGAATTGGCGATGCCATTGAAATGACTCACCGCCGCAAGCTGGACCCCGCTACAATCTCAGAGATTCAGGACGAGGGTGCGGTAGCCGAATCGTTCGGATATTATTTCAATGAGAATGGTGAGGTGGTTCATACCATGATGACCATGGGGCTGCGCCTGGAAGACATTATGCGTACAGAAGTCGTTATCGGTATTGCCGGCGGCAAACGCAAGGCTAAGGCCATTCATGCGATGCTGCGGTTCGGCCAAGAGGATATTCTCGTAACAGACGAGGCGGCGGCTGTCGAAATTGGCAAAGAAATCGACAAACAGTTGCAGCAAGTCCTATAGCTTCCATTTTATGGGGCGCGCGCAAAGGTATTATGCATTATACTTAACCTTGTTGTCTTGACGAGCCTCACGGCTTGTCTTGAATAAATAAAACGAAATCTAGGAGGAACTATTCAATGAGTGTAAAAGTTGGTATTAACGGTTTTGGACGTATTGGACGCCTTGCATTCCGCCGTATTCAAAATGTAGAAGGTATCGAAGTGGTAGCAATCAATGACTTGACTGACGCTAAGATGCTTGCTCATTTGCTTAAATATGATACAACTCAAGGTAAATTCCAAGGCGATGTTGAAGTTCACGACGGCTTCTTCAAAGTTAACGGCAAAGATGTTAAGGTTCTTGCTAACCGCAACCCTGAAGAACTTCCTTGGGGAGAGCTTGGCGTTGATATCGTTCTGGAATGCACAGGGTTCTTCACAACTAAAGAAGCCGCTGAAAAGCACCTTAAAGGCGGAGCTAAGAAAGTAGTTATTTCTGCTCCAGCTACAGGCGACATGAAGACTGTTGTTTACAACGTTAACGATGACATCCTTGACGGAAGCGAAACAGTAATCTCCGGCGCATCTTGCACAACGAACTGCCTGGCTCCTATGGCCAAAGTTCTGAACGACAAATTCGGTATCATCGAAGGCTTGATGACTACTATCCACGCTTACACAGGTGACCAGAATACACTTGATGCTCCACACGCTAAAGGTGACTTCAGACGTGCCCGCGCTGCTGCTGAGAACATCATTCCTAACACTACCGGTGCTGCTAAAGCAATCGGCCTGGTAATTCCAGAACTTAAAGGCAAACTTGACGGTGCAGCACAACGTGTGCCTGTAGCTACTGGTTCCCTGACTGAGCTGGTTACTGTTCTGGATAAGAGCGTAACTGTTGAAGAAATCAACGCAGCAATGAAAGCTGCTTCCGATCCGGAAACTTATGGCTACACTGAAGATGAAATCGTATCTTCCGACATCAAGGGTATGACTTTCGGTTCCCTGTTCGATGCTACACAAACTAAAGTTCTGACTGTTGGCGACAAACAACTGGTTAAAACCGTTGCTTGGTATGACAATGAAATGTCCTACACTGCACAGCTTGTTCGTACTTTGGAGAAATTCGCTAAACTTGCTCAATAATACCGATTTCATATAAGCAGTACAATTGAGCGGAAACAATGAAAGTCTGTTTCCGCTCTTTCTAAATGAAATGGATTCGTGAATGAACCAATTTTGGGTGTGGAGGAAATGTTAATCATGAACAAAAAAAGTGTCCGTGATGTAGAAGTAAAAGGCAAACGCGTCTTCGTGCGTGTGGATTTCAACGTGCCAGTGGAAGACGGTAAGATCACTGATGATACCCGTATCCGCGAAACCCTTCCAACAATTAAATACCTGATTGAGAACGGTGCAAAGGTCATTCTGGCCAGCCATATGGGCCGTCCTAAAGGTGAATTCGTCGATTCCATGCGGTTGACTTCCGCAGCTGTACGTCTGTCCGAATTGCTCGGCAAACCGGTAGCCAAAGCAGATGAAGCGATTGGCGAAGCGGTAAAAGCACAAATTGCTGAACTGAACGAAGGCGACGTGCTTGTGCTTGAGAATGTCCGTTTCTATAAAGGGGAAGAAAAGAACGACCCTGAACTGGCTAAGCAGTTCGCTGAACTGGCAGACCTGTTCGTCAATGACGCATTCGGCGCGGCTCACCGTGCCCATGCTTCGACAGAAGGTATCGCTCACTTCCTGCCTGCCGTATCCGGCCTTCTGATGGAGAAGGAATTGTCCGTTCTGGGCAAAGCCCTGTCGAATCCGGAACGTCCCTTCACTGCCATCATCGGCGGTTCCAAAGTTAAAGACAAGATCGACGTGATTGACAACCTGCTGACTCTGGCTGACAACGTATTGATTGGCGGCGGCCTTTCTTACACCTTCACCAAAGCTCAAGGCTTCGAAATCGGCGAATCTCTGGTAGATAATGAAAAGCTCGAAGCTTCGCTCGGATTTATCGAAAAAGCTAAAAAGCTCGGTAAAAACTTCCTGCTTCCTGTAGACGTTGTTGTCGCTGACAAGTTCGGTGCAGACGCTAATACCAAAGTGGTAGACATTAACGAAATCCCTGAAGGCTGGATGGGTCTGGACATTGGTCCTAAGACTCGTGAAATCTATGCTGATGTGATCAAGAGCTCCAAGCTGGTTGTATGGAACGGACCTATGGGCGTGTTCGAAATCGACATCTTTGCTGAAGGAACCAAGGCTGTAGCTCAAGCTTGCGCAACTACCGAAGGTTACACAGTAATCGGCGGCGGTGATTCCGCAGCAGCAGCAGAGAAATTCCACCTCGCAGACCAAATGGATCATATCTCCACTGGCGGCGGCGCATCACTCGAGTTCATGGAAGGCAAGGCACTTCCAGGCGTAGAAGCACTGAACGACAAGTAAGACGTAGAAGGTAGAAGGAGGCAATCCATTACTATGAGTAGAACACCTATCATTGCCGGCAACTGGAAAATGTTCAAAACCGTTCCGGAAGCCGAAGGCTTCATCGCTGAAATCAAAGGTCAGGCGGAAGTTGAAGGCGTAGAGACTGTAATCTGCGCACCATTCACTAACCTGCCTGCACTTGTTGCAGCGGTACAAGGCACCAGCATCAAAATTGGTGCTCAGAATCTTCACTTCGAAGATAACGGTGCTTACACAGGCGAGATCAGCGGCGTAATGCTGAAGGATCTCGGTGTGGAATACGTGATTATCGGTCACTCCGAACGCCGTGCATACTTCGGTGAGACGGACGAAATCGTCAACAAAAAAATGCATGCGGCATTCCGCCACGGCATTACACCAATTGTCTGTGTAGGCGAAAAGCTCGAAGAGCGCGAAGCAGACCAGACTAAAGATGTATGCAAAGTGCAGACTGAAGCGGCATTTGCCGGTCTTAGCGCGGAACAGGCAGCAAGCGTAGTTATCGCTTATGAGCCTATCTGGGCTATTGGTACAGGTAAATCCTCTACTTCCCAGGATGCTAATGAAGTTATTGCTTACATCCGTACCCTTGTAAAAGGCCTGTACGATGAAGCAACTGCTGAAGCTGTCCGTATCCAATACGGCGGCAGCGTGAAGCCTGAGAATGTAACGGAGTACATGAGTCAAAGCGACATCGACGGCGCTCTAGTCGGCGGTGCCAGCCTGCAGCCTGCTTCCTTCGTTTCACTCGTTGAGGGGGCGAAATAAGAATGTCAGCACCAAAACCTGTAGCTCTAATCATCATGGACGGTTTCGGTTTGCGTAATACGGATGAAGGCAACGCAGTTGCCCAAGCCAACAAACCGAACTACGATCGTTACCTGAAACAATATCCGAATACTACACTTACCGCTTGCGGTGAAGCTGTAGGTCTGCCGGAAGGACAAATGGGTAACTCTGAAGTAGGGCACCTTAACATCGGCGCAGGCCGGATCGTATACCAGGATCTGACCCGCATCGATAAGTCGATCCGTGATGGGGAATTCTTCGAGAACGAAACGCTGGTTGCTGCGGTGAGAAGCGCCAAAACAACCGGCAAAAAGCTTCACCTCTATGCACTTGTATCTGATGGCGGCGTACACAGTCACATTAACCACCTGTTCGCGATGCTCGATCTGGCCAAAAAAGAAGATTTGCATGAAGTTTATATTCATGCCTTCATGGATGGCCGCGACGTACCACCCGACAGTGGACAGAAGTTCATTCAGGACCTGGTAGCCAAGATCGAAGAGGTTGGCGTAGGTACGATTGCTACGGTATCCGGACGTTATTATGCCATGGACCGTGACAAACGCTGGGAACGTGTAGAGAAAGCTTATCGTGCAATGGTTTACGGCGAAGGCCCTAAATATACCGATGCACTTCAGGCAATCACTGGATCTTACCAGAATTCTGTGTATGATGAATTTGTAGAGCCAAGTGTGATTGTAGATAGTCTTGGCAACCCGGTTGCGACAGTGGAAAGCGGCGATTCCGTCATTTTCCTGAACTTCCGTCCTGACCGTGCGATCCAGCTGTCGCAAGTATTCACGAACTCCGATTTCCGCGGCTTCGACCGTGGTCCTAAGTTCCCGGAGAACCTGCATTTCGTATGTCTGACTACCTTCAGCGAGACGGTTCAAGGCTACGTGGCTTATTCCCCGAAGAACCTGGACAACACCCTCGGTGAAGTGCTTGTTCAGCAGAACAAGAAGCAGCTGCGTATCGCGGAAACTGAGAAGTATCCGCATGTTACCTTCTTCTTCAGCGGCGGACGCGATGAGGAGCTTCCTGGCGAAACCCGTATCCTGATCAACTCACCGAAAGTGGCAACCTATGATCTGCAGCCTGAGATGAGCGCATACGAAGTGGCGGCGGCCTGCGTAGCGGAGATCGAAGCAGACAGACAAGATGCCATTATCCTGAACTTTGCTAACCCTGATATGGTTGGACACTCCGGGATGCTGGAGCCTACCATCAAGGCAGTTGAAGTAACGGACGAATGCGTAGGTAAAGTTGTGGATGCAGTAGTTGCCAAAGGCGGCGTTGCGATCATCATTGCCGACCACGGTAATGCGGATATGGTATTCGATGAGAATGGTCGTCCATTCACAGCCCATACCACCAACCCGGTTCCTTTCATCGTTACAACTGAGAATGTTGTATTGCGCGAAGCTGGTATCCTCGCAGATGTGGCACCGACAATCCTGGATCTGATGGGACTTCCGCAGCCTGCGGAAATGACCGGACAATCCATGATTGCCAGCCGCAAATAGGCAGACCCCAAGTTTCATTGTTACACTAAACTTAAAGTTAAAAGGAGATTAAACTTACATGACTATTATTTCTGATGTGTACGCTCGCGAAGTCCTCGACTCCCGCGGTAACCCTACGGTAGAGGTTGATGTTTATCTGGAATCCGGCGCTAAAGGCCGCGCGATCGTTCCTTCCGGCGCTTCCACTGGTGCTCATGAAGCTGTAGAGCTTCGTGACGGCGACAAATCCCGTTACATGGGTAAAGGCGTTCTGAAAGCTGTTGAGAACGTAAACGAAATTATCGCTCCAGAAGTAATCGGTATGGATGCTCTTGACCAAGTGGGCATCGACAAATTGATGATCACTTTGGACGGAACTCCTAACAAAGGCAAGCTGGGCGCTAACGCGATCCTGGCAGTATCCATGGCCGTAGCTCGTGCAGCTGCAGCAGCTCTGGATATTCCTTTGTACGTATACCTGGGCGGATTCAACGCCAAAACTCTTCCAGTACCAATGATGAACATCATCAACGGTGGTGAGCATGCCGATAACAACATCGACGTTCAAGAGTTCATGGTTCTTCCTGTAGGCGCTACAAGCTTCAAAGAAGCTCTTCGTACAGGCGCAGAAATCTTCCACAACCTGAAATCCGTACTTCAGTCCAAAGGCCTTAACACAGCTGTAGGCGACGAAGGCGGCTTCGCACCGAACCTTGGTTCGAACGAAGAAGCAATCACTACAATCATCGAAGCGATCGAAAAAGCCGGTTACAAACCAGGCGTTGACGTATTCCTCGGTATGGACGTTGCTTCCACTGAGTTCTACAAAGACGGTAAATACACACTTGCTGGCGAAGGTAAATCTTACACTTCCGCTGAGTATGTTGACCTTCTTGCTTCTTGGGTTGAGAAGTACCCAATCATCACAATCGAAGACGGTATGTCTGAAGACGACTGGGATGGCTGGAAATTGCTTACTGAAAAATTGGGCGACAAAGTCCAATTGGTTGGTGACGACTTGTTCGTTACGAACACTGAGCGCCTTGCTACAGGTATTGAAAAAGGTATCGGTAACTCCATCCTGGTTAAGGTTAACCAGATTGGTACACTGACTGAAACTTTCGATGCTATCGAAATGGCTAAACGCGCTGGTTACACAGCAGTTATCTCCCACCGTTCCGGTGAATCCGAAGACAGCACAATCGCTGACATCGCTGTTGCGACTAACGCTGGTCAGATCAAAACGGGTGCTCCTTCCCGTACAGACCGTGTTGCTAAATACAACCAGTTGCTTCGCATCGAAGATGAACTGGGTGAACTCGCTCAATACAACGGCCTGAAATCCTTCTACAACCTCAAAAGATAATTTCTTTTGACTCTATATTTAAAAGGCCTGCCGAACTTCGGCAGGCCTTTTTTTGGATGATAGACCCACAAAGTGCAATGCGAACAGCGAGGTTGCCTCTGATGCTTCTAGTGGGTTATTCTATAATTGTAGATAACTGGAAGGAGTGTGGGCATGAACGCTATTGTTGCGGGTATAGGTGTGGGAATATTTTTAATCATTCTCAGCTGGGTGCTGTCGCGGACCGGGCGCATGCGGAGCAGAGCTGTTTTTTATCCGGGGATCACTGGTTTACTGGGCAGTCTGATATTACTGGTTCTAAGTTTCACTGTAATTGGAGGCTGGGAGGGGATCGGGTATGCCTTCTTCTCTGTGCCTATATTATTAATCTCTGGTCTGCTGCTGCTCGTTCTTGTTTCCTATAGAAAACAAACCTGAGAATATTAATAGTAGGATATTGATAGAATGCAGTTTGTAAGGTTGTATTCAATCTATGGCTATGATAAAATAAGAATGCTGTTTATGAAACGGAAATTCCAATTTAGCATAGATAGTGATGCTTGGACGTAGGAGGTGGAAGTGAATGGATATCTTTTTGAAAGTGGTGCTTCTGATTTTTGCCGTAGGTCTGATTGCGGTCGTTCTTCTGCAAAAAGGGAAAAGCGCGGGTCTTTCCGGTGCCATCTCCGGCGGTGCTGAGCATCTCTTCGGTAAAACAAAAGCACGCGGTATGGAGCTTGTATTGCAGCGTGTAACGGTTGGATTGGCAGCCGGATTCTTCATTATGTCAATCGTTGTAGCCATTGTTATTGAGTAGTTTGCCTACTGTAAGCCTTCGCTCTGTTCTGAATGGAATAGGCGGGGGCTTTTTTGTATGCAGATTTGAGTGTTTGCACATC
This window contains:
- the eno gene encoding phosphopyruvate hydratase, with protein sequence MTIISDVYAREVLDSRGNPTVEVDVYLESGAKGRAIVPSGASTGAHEAVELRDGDKSRYMGKGVLKAVENVNEIIAPEVIGMDALDQVGIDKLMITLDGTPNKGKLGANAILAVSMAVARAAAAALDIPLYVYLGGFNAKTLPVPMMNIINGGEHADNNIDVQEFMVLPVGATSFKEALRTGAEIFHNLKSVLQSKGLNTAVGDEGGFAPNLGSNEEAITTIIEAIEKAGYKPGVDVFLGMDVASTEFYKDGKYTLAGEGKSYTSAEYVDLLASWVEKYPIITIEDGMSEDDWDGWKLLTEKLGDKVQLVGDDLFVTNTERLATGIEKGIGNSILVKVNQIGTLTETFDAIEMAKRAGYTAVISHRSGESEDSTIADIAVATNAGQIKTGAPSRTDRVAKYNQLLRIEDELGELAQYNGLKSFYNLKR
- a CDS encoding YesK family protein, which translates into the protein MNAIVAGIGVGIFLIILSWVLSRTGRMRSRAVFYPGITGLLGSLILLVLSFTVIGGWEGIGYAFFSVPILLISGLLLLVLVSYRKQT
- the secG gene encoding preprotein translocase subunit SecG, with protein sequence MDIFLKVVLLIFAVGLIAVVLLQKGKSAGLSGAISGGAEHLFGKTKARGMELVLQRVTVGLAAGFFIMSIVVAIVIE